Proteins from a single region of Caloramator sp. E03:
- a CDS encoding competence/damage-inducible protein A codes for MIAEILSVGTELLLGDTLNTNAQYLSKRLADLGIFVYFQTVVGDNSERLKKAYDIAFKRADIVITTGGLGPTKDDLTKEIGAEYFGKKLILHEDLLEEIKGYFKKLNRDFAKSNEKQAYFPQGAVILPNENGTAPGCIIDEKGKMLIMLPGPPFEMIPMFENYVVPYIKKYIDGAIVSKVIRTFGIGESHMAEKVSDLIENMTNPTVAPYAKQNEAILRITARAKDEFEAKKLIEPIAQEIKKRLGDYIYGEDEDTLENVVGKMLIDNNLTISTAESCTGGLVAAKLINYPGISKVFIEGAVTYSNEAKISRLKVKKETLEKHGAVSSQVAAEMALGIAKASNTRIGISTTGIAGPGGGSDEKPVGLVYIGLSIDGNVKTIKYNFSGDRQKIRERAAMYAIDFLRRELKNIIK; via the coding sequence ATGATAGCTGAAATATTATCAGTGGGAACCGAGCTTTTGCTTGGAGATACACTAAATACCAATGCCCAATATCTATCAAAGAGGCTTGCAGACTTGGGAATATTTGTATATTTTCAAACTGTTGTAGGGGATAACAGTGAAAGATTAAAAAAAGCCTATGATATTGCCTTTAAAAGAGCAGATATTGTAATAACAACTGGAGGGCTTGGACCTACAAAGGATGATTTAACAAAGGAGATAGGAGCAGAATATTTTGGGAAAAAGCTCATTCTTCATGAAGATTTGCTTGAGGAAATAAAGGGATATTTTAAAAAATTAAATAGAGATTTTGCAAAAAGTAATGAAAAGCAGGCATATTTTCCACAAGGGGCTGTTATACTTCCAAACGAAAATGGTACAGCACCTGGATGTATAATAGATGAAAAAGGCAAAATGCTTATTATGCTCCCAGGTCCTCCCTTTGAGATGATACCTATGTTTGAAAATTATGTTGTTCCCTATATTAAAAAATATATTGATGGTGCAATAGTATCTAAGGTAATAAGAACCTTTGGAATTGGAGAGAGCCATATGGCAGAGAAGGTTTCAGATTTAATAGAAAACATGACAAATCCAACAGTTGCACCCTATGCAAAACAAAACGAAGCAATACTTAGAATAACAGCAAGAGCAAAGGATGAGTTTGAAGCTAAAAAGCTTATAGAACCTATAGCACAGGAAATAAAAAAGCGTCTTGGGGATTATATTTATGGAGAAGATGAGGATACCCTTGAAAATGTTGTAGGAAAAATGCTCATAGATAATAATTTAACTATATCAACTGCAGAATCCTGTACTGGTGGACTTGTGGCAGCAAAGCTTATAAACTACCCGGGAATTTCAAAGGTGTTTATTGAAGGGGCTGTAACTTACAGCAATGAAGCAAAAATAAGCCGACTGAAAGTTAAAAAAGAAACATTAGAAAAACATGGAGCTGTAAGCAGTCAAGTGGCAGCAGAGATGGCATTAGGGATTGCAAAAGCTTCAAATACTAGAATTGGCATTTCAACTACGGGAATAGCAGGCCCAGGCGGAGGAAGCGATGAAAAACCTGTGGGCCTTGTATATATAGGGCTTTCCATAGATGGAAATGTTAAAACAATAAAATATAATTTTTCGGGGGACAGACAAAAAATAAGAGAAAGAGCTGCAATGTATGCAATAGACTTTCTTAGAAGAGAGCTGAAAAACATTATAAAATAA
- the hisS gene encoding histidine--tRNA ligase, translating to MKEQKVKPSILPGFMELLPKDQILFNKMMDTIRRNYEKYGFVPLDTPLIEKSEVLLAKGGGETEKQIYRFTKGDTDLSLRFDLTVPLARYVAQHFSELNFPFRRYHIGKVYRGERNQKGRFREFYQCDIDIIGNGKLSIINDAEIPSIIYSTFKDLGFEDFTIHINNRKVLNGFFESVKVDKKVEVLRIIDKLEKIGYDAVIKELEEIGIERDSIDSIMEFIGIKGSNDDILLKLKELNIENEQFLLGLDELNKVVHYIRCFNVPEKNFIIDLTIARGLDYYTGTVYETILNNYPQIGSVCSGGRYDNLAEFYTDQKLPGVGISIGLTRLFYQLREAEIIGENASSTLSEVLLIPMGETLDYSIEIANLLRNEGIVCEIYYEDAKLGKKFAYADKLNIPYVILIGEDELQRKMVSLKNMSTGAQNIVEISEAIKTIKNRV from the coding sequence ATGAAGGAGCAAAAAGTAAAACCATCTATTCTTCCAGGATTTATGGAGCTTTTGCCAAAAGATCAGATATTATTTAATAAAATGATGGATACTATAAGAAGGAACTATGAAAAATATGGATTTGTTCCACTGGATACACCTCTTATAGAAAAATCAGAGGTTCTTCTTGCAAAGGGTGGAGGAGAAACAGAAAAGCAGATATATAGATTTACAAAGGGAGATACGGATTTATCTTTAAGATTTGATTTAACTGTTCCTCTTGCACGATATGTAGCACAGCATTTTTCTGAGCTGAATTTCCCCTTTAGAAGATATCATATCGGCAAAGTTTACAGAGGGGAGAGAAACCAAAAGGGGCGTTTCAGGGAATTTTATCAGTGTGATATAGATATAATAGGAAATGGAAAGCTCAGCATTATAAACGATGCAGAGATTCCGAGTATAATATACTCAACCTTTAAAGATTTAGGATTTGAGGATTTTACTATACACATAAACAACAGAAAGGTTCTTAATGGTTTCTTTGAATCTGTCAAGGTAGATAAGAAGGTTGAAGTATTAAGGATAATAGATAAGCTTGAAAAAATAGGTTATGATGCAGTAATCAAAGAGCTTGAGGAAATAGGAATTGAAAGAGATTCAATAGATAGTATAATGGAATTTATAGGGATTAAAGGCTCTAATGATGATATATTATTAAAGCTTAAAGAACTTAATATAGAAAATGAACAGTTCCTTTTAGGACTTGATGAACTTAATAAAGTAGTGCACTATATTAGATGCTTTAACGTTCCAGAAAAGAATTTTATAATTGATTTGACTATAGCAAGAGGACTTGACTATTATACAGGTACGGTATATGAAACAATTCTTAATAATTATCCACAAATAGGAAGCGTATGCTCCGGTGGAAGATATGATAATCTTGCTGAATTTTATACGGATCAAAAACTTCCAGGAGTTGGTATATCCATCGGCTTAACAAGGCTTTTCTATCAGTTGAGGGAAGCTGAAATAATAGGTGAAAACGCTTCATCGACATTATCTGAAGTATTGCTTATTCCTATGGGAGAAACTCTCGATTATTCTATAGAAATTGCTAATTTATTAAGGAATGAAGGAATCGTATGTGAAATTTACTATGAAGATGCTAAATTAGGAAAGAAGTTTGCTTATGCGGATAAGCTTAATATTCCTTATGTAATTCTCATTGGTGAGGATGAACTGCAAAGAAAAATGGTTTCCTTAAAAAATATGAGTACAGGCGCACAAAATATTGTAGAGATTAGTGAAGCTATAAAAACAATAAAAAACCGGGTTTAA